ATAGGCACACATGATAGCACCCAAACAGGCTCATACCATAAATCAcctctgtgtaaaaaaaatagcttgcttcacacacacacacacacacacacacacacacacacacacacacacacacacacacacacacacacacacacacacacacacacacacacacacacacacacacacacacacacacacacacacacacacacacacacacacacacacacacacacacacacacacacacacacgctacagGTACAGTAGGATTAACTATAGTACAGAATATAAAACATATTGAATACAGTCACATATACAGACATAACATAAACAGCAGAAGAGGCGAGGAGCAGATCCACGCAACATTGactacatacacatacactgaTGGAAGATTTCATGGTATGACATGTATAGGCTGGCAAGAAGGCTGTGAAGccataaatgttttaaatgtgttcacataaacatacatagacatacacacagagaataGTGGGTGTCAACacattttccattttgaaaCTGACTTTTCTTCACTGGAGCAGAGGATTTGGCATGGTGTTCAATATGGTTTGTTTTTGGAAAAAGGTCACGTCGCTGCCAAATTATTCTTCACAAAActgcaataaaatgtaaactgaTCTTAGGCCTAAACAATACTTTCGCCCGTCTTCTTAATATTTTGTGCTATATCCAAACTTTTCAAAACCTTTAATTGAAACAAATGTATCTCTCCTAgttggacaaaaaaataatcttaactcaagatccacttactagcttttctTGAGCTTTCATCCACATCTCACAATCTTTTCGGCAGTTAAGAGTATCTCACGTGACCAAAGTCCCACACTGTATGTAATATGATGCAGCAGAAGAAGTAAGTCAGGagtgttttcttgttttaaGGGTCAAAAGTGAACTACACTCAACATGTCTATCACCGTTTGAAAAGCCTGTGGAAGTTTGTGTCGTGCccaagtgctgtgtgtgtgtgtgtgtgtgtgtgtgtgtaacatcaGTATGAGTTCTGGGATGAGGCAGCAGAGGGAGCTGTTGCATCAGAGTGAAGAGGATGAAAACCTGCGTAGCCCTACAGAGAAAAACCTGTCACACAATGTTTTGAGAGCAGTTGTACGGGATCTTTTCTGTCTTTGACATTAAATTCACCACCCAAATATCAGGCATTTGCGATAATGTAGATTTGTGTTCAGCATGATGTCCAAACAGTCCATAACTGGCCTTGACTGGTTtgaaaacatgacatttaaTTCTGGCCAAGCCTTTCACTGTGGGGCAGTTAATCACATCACAAGTGGAGTGCACCACCTTTATACATTTAACTGACTGCATgaattactttttcaacattttctaatcCTAACTTGGTTTTCCAATGGTACTTTTAAGTCTTTTCTTTCGGACTGCTTATCTCAAACTTGTTGCTCGACCTTGAAATCTGTAGTTTGGTGAACTTCCTACAAGGAAATACAATCTCCAGTGACCAACAGGCAAAGGTCAAGTTGTCTCTGGACTTCTCCACAAAGCCAGTAAAAACGGCTGCGTCTGTATGTTGAGCAAACCTCGCCCTCCAAAAAGAAAGCCATAAGGGGTGGTGGATAAAATAACTTCACTGTTGAATGGGGCAACGaggttgtttgtttttccttctttttgtcGTGCAGATTGGATCTGGTTTTATTATTGCACTGTCCATTATTTTTCTTAAACTATTTGCAAGGTGTTTGGTGCCAAGTGCAGTGGTGAGCAACCTTCATTTGGAGGAAGACGGAGAGGGCTCAACGGTAAGTTCATGGAGCAAGATCGGAGGCAAAAGCAAaggatttgttgtttttttagaggCAATATAAATTAGTAACTTTCCTGTCTGGGAACTACTTTTCCCGACGtcaaaaagtaaagaaatgcatcAGAAATTAAGAAGACAATGCAATGTTGTCTACTCCCCACCTGATCACACCTGTCTGTAATTCATTCGGATCAGTGAGTTTCCGAGctccctcctcctgctctcAAACACATCAGTGACATCATTCCACCAATATGTCCCACGTGACATCAtgatataaatacaaatacGGGCACACACTATATTGCCTTGGCAACAGTCTAACGACAAACAACTCTCTCTCCTGCATTTTCCCTCAATGAGTGAATGAATAGTTAAGGTAAATCCTTGATGCCTGAGTGTGAACTGAGCTTATTATGTTAGTGCTTTTGGTTGTaaaggaaggggaggaggaaggaaagaaaggagagaagaaggCAAGGAAGGAAGGTAAAACAGAGTTCCTGTCTTTGCAGCACAGACAAATGTCACAGTCTTATTTTCACAAACAATGGCCTGATCCACGGACTCCGCTTCAATGTCAGTGTTCACAAACTAACAGAGCTGTGACCGAAATATCTCGGTTGTCACAAGTTGTCCaaaaaagttgattttgtcTCTCAAAGATTCTCTGCTATTGATTATTGATAGGAGTGTGAAAACTCCTCCAGGAGGTTCTGAATCTTCCTCTCCTTCAACTAACTTCCATCAGTCccacccctttttttttttttttttttttcattccttcAGGCAAGTTTGAGTGTGCTGACAGGAAAGGTTGGGACTGTAACCATGGTGACAGGGTTGAGGACGGCAGCCTGTCCAACCAGCTGCGGGTGGGGGGCCAGAACTGCTGTCGGTTTCCCTAGCGACGGGCTCCCCTGGCTGATCACGGCTGCGCTGGTCACCTGGGCTCCATTAGTGTTAACTTGAGGATTAGCCTGGACGTGCGGTAGGGTGTGATGGGTGAAGGTGTGAGTGATGTGGCCCACCATGGTGGACTGGGAGACAGACACGCCCTGGGGGTAGAGAGTCGGGAGGTGGGATGGCAGGGGACCTCCCAGGTGAGCCACCGGGTGAACGGTGATGTGTCCGATCGGCTGGGCAGCTAGCGACTGGTGCGTGGCGGCAGCGGGTGCTGCTGCGATTGGCTGAGGGATGGAGGAGATGGGGCCAGGTGACGGGGCGATGTGCATTAGGTGCTTGTGATTTGCTGGCAGGCCGTGGTTGACAGCCTGGATGACTGAAGGGTGGGAGACGGCGGCATGAGCGATGACGGTGGGCTGGACCTGCATTGCCGGGGGCTGAATGGGATGGGCGGGCAGCAGACCTGGGGCCGGAGCAGGCGCGATGGCTTGATGGGTAGCGGAGGGGGAGGGCGTGGTCAGGACTCCAGAAAGAGGCAGGGTGGCATGCTGGATTGACAGGTGAGAGGTGAGGAGCGGCTGGGCGTGTAAGATGGGAGGTGTTGGTTTGGGGAGGGACGTGGGAGCAGGAGGAGCGGGGAAATCCTCATCAATGTCCTGCTCAAAGTTGTCCTCTCCTTCTGTAGAGCAGAGAGGAAACGGTTAGTCATCATGGTACGATCCAAGAAACAGTGCCACGTGTATgaactctgtgtgtgcgtgcgctaGGGGTGACCCCGAACAGTCGAATATTCAatgcgcttatttctacgtcccatattatCTGAATATTCAACTGCCAATCTCAGAGTCGAATCTTCGCAGCAGCGTTATAAAATGAGGATCATGCCATTTTGGCTACatgggggtgctcaatgtcAGATTTTACAAAGAACTACCGGTTTTCTCCCAATAAGTTAATATAAAGCCTATTATGATATACATATCAACATATaatgctgtaaataaataaaaatgtgaaaagaaagaaacttttaaaacataaatCTTTTTAAAGTGCGTGAATAAATCCAACCGCTCCATGATCCGTGACCGACGGAGGAGCATCTTGGCGGCAGGGATTTCAATCTTTAACTGAGAATGTCtgggaaaagaaaatctaaagtgtggGAGCACTTTAAAATAGTAAAAGATGAGCCCAAAAAGGTAAGATGCCAGTTGGGTTGTCCACATGAGTACCCTAAGTTTTTACTGCGTACCGCCACCTCCTGCGTAGTAGGTACGCACCCCAAAACAAACAGCGTGAACAGCGTCTCTCACATAACAGCTTAACGCTGAGAAAAGAGAGCCGACAATGTGCTTGTTAACATTGATAGAGACCGTGCGCAGCAGGACAACAGCTTTTTGCTCTGTGTGCTCCGCTTCTCGTCACCGGGGGCCAGCTGCTGACTGCTTGACACGCGAGCACGCACTCCAAACCACTTTCAATTACTCTTTTACACCCTTGCACCACTTTTTAATGTCAagccccaccacacacacataaatataatgTCCACTGAGAAACAGTCAAGAGGTAAACTGAAATTCAACCTATCTACTCTCCCATGCCTGCCCTTCCACTAAAAAAAAGCTGCTATTACACTTCTTGTGATTAGTTCTGTAGAAGAGTAGCAGATATGCATGTATGTCTGCGAGTTGTTGCATCTCATCCCTGTACCTGAGGCGGTGGAGGTGGAGACCTGGTCGTCCTCCGGCTGCATAGTTTGTCGGAGGACTCTGTCGATCTCGATAACATCCATGCACTGGCTGAGCTCGTTCTTCAGCTCGGTCAGCCGCTGCTGCGTTGCGATTTTCTCTCTGGCCAAACGCTCCATCTCGTGCTCATACTCCTTCTCCTTACGCTTCAGAGTCTTCCAGGGGAGACAAAGACATCAGAATAGATCACTAGTACATCTAAAAAATACTGGAAAACACTTCTAATACACAATCACGGTATAAGGATTTGTGAATGGTACGTGGTTGGCAAATGTACTGGATCAATTATCAAAGAAATGTCTGTATTAAGCTGAGGTCCAATCTGCATAAACAAATAAAGGCCAGAAAACAAATGTGGAAAAGATTATATGTAACAATGGTTCACATTATCATGCAAGTTAcgttcattcagtcattcaacCGTCAACCTTGGTCGCTCTGAGTTTCTCTTTAACAATAAATACTGTCCTCATTTAGGTAAGTAGTTCTGATCAATaatgctttgttgttgtttgttccTTCTGTGTTTATCTGCTGTTAAACAAGGTTGCAGAAATTTTCAATAAAAGCTTTTTGAGGGAAGTAGAGGAATACCTTCTGAAATACTGGGTGTTAATGTGTTAATATGAAACTGATGGAGGAAGTGTTTAAATATTATTGTGAGTTTGCAATAATAGTTAACTCAACAGCAACAGCAAATTAACAAGGAAACCGGGGCAGATCACAAAACAGGGGAAACAGGGAAATaaaatatacttttaaaaaaaacagcggaaaacagaaacaaagaacTTGTTCTGTCTGAGGCCATTATCACCACTAGAATAGACCTTATGTACAGGCTCTGGCATTGCAACAGAAAAGGGAATTAAGACCAACTTTCTTTCTCTGTGCAGTCTTGGCCACTCCCACATTTCTCCCTGCTTGCACAATCCTGAATCACAATGTTCCTCATGCTCGCTCAGTTTCATACACCAACAGGAAGGCACACATGCAAATTCAAGCATGTTCACATTGCTTTTGTTGGTGTCATCTGCTTAAGCTCCTCCCGTTTCCTGGATATCATGCTTGTTTTTTGAGACAACAGGGTCAATGTGGGAGTAAACGTCCTGCCATTTCCACCAATCATTCTTTCATTCAGTTCATCGTCATCCCAACAATTCTGATGTCGATGGATTACTGCAGCCTAAAGATTACAGTCACACAAGAGCACAGCACTGTCATGTGTTGAGCTGCATGCATGTTTGTAGATTTACAAATGAAACAAGGAAGACAAAACACAGCAGGAGACacaaaagggaagaaaaaaaaactaaactgaaagaTTTAGATAGAGCTGTTCCAGCCTCGCCATGCCGTCTCTTTGACCTAGTTTCTGTGTGGGTCAGCTGACGCATGAACACCAAACAGTATGACAGGTTAAGGACATTTTACAGATTActagggaggagtgagggaaaggggagagagaagggaggtACAAGAGGAAAATGGGTTGAGAGGTGGGAAAGAAAGGGACTAAGGGATTATGCTGGTAAACCAGAAACAAAAACCACTCAAATGCTGTAAGTTTTTGCTGTTGGCAGCTGGTTatgtcattacattacattactggaAACTAAATATCCAGCTGACTTGTTCAACAGTTGGAATACATTCTGAAAAAAAGACCTAGTAGAAAACTGTTACCTGTCCTACTGGGGCATCAAATAAAAGGGAAGATAAGGATGGAAATACAAGAGAGAGGACATAAAATGAGAGCATGGGGACATATGATCCAACTACAGGACACTCGCTTCAGTGAGCAAAGCTGTTTACTCTCTGCAGGCATGTGACTGCTTCACACGCAGGCCAGCTCCCATCAAAATTTACAGCCCTCTTTGCAACAGCTACCAGTCCAGACCTGGTAAACTTTGTCATTTTATAACAGCTCAACATCTCTTATCcaacccctccccccatgtGCTTCCCCCATGTGCTTCCACACATGCAGCCTTTTCCCATTTCCCTTTTAGAGTTCATGAAGAGACAGTGGATTTGGGAATGACTGACAGCAAATCAGATCAAGACCGTGTCACGTTTCTGTTCATTTCTGTCTTTACTAGAAAAGTTATTCCAGTTGCTTCATATCTTTTATTTCATATCTGACTATAACATCTATTGTAGGTCTGCTGCATATGCACAATCACTGAATATACTCCCTCTTAAATACTTCGGAGACAAAGCATCACACTACTGACACACATACGGTCACACAGACGACAGATATCCTTTGAAACACAGACATTTCCTAGCTCAAGTTGGCCACAGAGGAACTACAAATGCTCGTGGCATCCGTGAACATCACTACAAGGTCTTCAAACCCAGACACCATTAGGCCTGCACCAAATCACCAAGGAAACAGCTGTCACCCATAGCAGTTTCCTTGGCAACCTCATCTGTGATGCTTGAGCAGCAGTTTGTAAAAAACATAAGGAGCTACCTAATTGGGTGAAGCATGGAGGTAATTACATATATGGGGCGATGTGACTGGACGGTTGCCGGTCGTGTGCTTCAGAGCACTCCCAACCCCAAACCCCTCCTCCTCTACACTTCCATCCCACACCCCCTCTCCTTCTACTCCTGCATCCATCGCTCCCTCGACACCCtcgccccctcctcctcctccgcttcATCTATGCCTCCTTTATCCTTTCTCTTTCAAGACGCCCTCTCTAAGAAAAGAGGTGACAAAAAGACCAATATAACCAGAATTTGATAGGTTTagcctttaacacacacacacacacacacacacacacacacacacacacacacacacacacacacacacacacacacacacacacacacacacacacacacacacacacacacacacacacacacacacacacacacacacacacacacacacacacacacacacacacacacacacacacacacacccctggcCACCTGCCAGCTGTTGCTATGGATACCAATAGGACAGCAGAGAGACGCAGGACGAGATGGACAGAGAtgaagagaagaggtggagaaAGACAGGGGttaaaaaggcaaagaaaatctTAAACAGCTGTTGCAAATCTGCACCTATTCAACTGTTATAACCATGGAAACACTGTGTCACCCGGTACCTATCACTGTCTCTCAGCAGGAGAGAGGTGCAGAGCAGATCGGAGTGGGTGAGCTCTGGTGACGTCACCAGGCTTGCGCTAGCCATGTGCTCAGATCTCACATGGCTCAGGGAGAGAGATTGAGGTTTACACGAGAAGAGCCACCGAGAGAGATGGTGGGGGGTCACTCTTCTACAATAGACCGAAACACCATGACGTTGCAATAACACAAACATCCGGCTAGACAAATGACCGTTGATTTGAATTGTggagatatgtgaaatattgccaacttatttatttttgttgtaatttttaGCCGTAACTGTAACATTTAAAAGATATATAGTTAAACACGATGGTCCGAcctttctgacatttctgttcCGTTTTGTGTCTGTACGGTGTTGCTTTGATTAACCAAATCTAGCGTTACGAACAGCAACATCTCACCGCCGGTTGGACTAACTGTtagtttgggtggtgtcattttcttaAGTCTGTGGCCCAACAGTTAAATTAGATCTCCAACCTAAGTTTAGTGAAAGAGTTGAAAtataaaacaatcaaacatgcattttagatgaatgagATGTATGAGATATGTGCAGTTGTTTTCTACCCGgaaacattgtgattgggtcAATAAAacatagcctggtcctaccagactctggtccatgtcatgtgtacagagagtctggcctctctccattgacaagtgtttacttccttgaaggcgggtactctgttgaagttaaaaactattggatctgcccagagccactctggatctgccataaccaatcactaacgtttggtcgtgatgtATGTCATGcccatgtgcaacaagaggggaggcCGACAACTAttggcttatatttagcattagcatcgctagcgttagccttagccaactccttcaccactaacggagcaagctggaaaatctaacttttcccgaaccccatggggaggagggccacaacatcatggccaccaacagaactcagcaaagattgttcttgctcaggctttaacttctggatattcggcagcgttgccacaacggaccgaatggcttcgcttgcATCTTTGTAGCGCACATCCTCAACGTcattgttctcagccactccctctgttcgctgattagaccgccaaatatttggcctcagaaaacccaagaatataccgcaaactcAGACtgagtactgaagggaaatgaaaatttaGCTTAAGTaggtaggagggcggagccaggctataTAAAACCTACTGAATATATTATAGTTTAGAGAAAGTGGAGAAATATACAGAGCAGTGGTTAGACATTCAGGTATCATTTCTAAGCATTGTAGCAACAGTGTTAGGTTGTCTTGGTAAACtggaaaataatgaaatattataGTTATAGACTTTCAGTAGAAGCatattatgttgatataatgTTGGTCTGCTGTTTAAATTTAAGATTCCAGGTTAATTTTACTTAGAACAAAAAGCTATTTCAGTTTAGGTTTGACGTGATTTTCCATACTAGCCATATCTTGATATAGAAAAGATATTCCttttaatattgtatatattgcCATGTTAACCAATCTGCACAACAGAGTAGGCTGAGGGAAATGCTGTTAGTATTTACTGGTAGCGGTGTTGCAACTAGGACTGCAACAAGTGATTATTTTGTTGATTATTCTGCGGATTACATTTTTtgattaatgaaaaaaaacttgagtctataaaaaaaaaaagaaaatagtgaaaaatgccttTCATAAATTCCCAGAACCCAAAGGAGCATCTTCAAATCAAATATtcaatatatactgtaatatataatAGAAAGAAGCAGTAAATCTTTTCTTTTGAGTAGCTGTTGCAGAATATTTGACATTTATGCTCAGTTATCAAATTTGTTGTTGATTTACTTTCTGTctatcgactaattgattaattgactgACTGTTTCAGCACCAGCAGCTACCACCATTAAATATACTATTTTTGGCATTTGTTTTTGTGGCTTACAAATAGAGTGACCAGTCCACTGTAACTTTCTTTCAAAACATTGAAACTTAAAGTAAGCTGTGCCGTATAGAGTTCCTCACCATCATCATCTCATGTCAAAGATTGCCTCAAATCCCTGTTCTTCTCCATGAAACGCTGGCCCAAGATCTTGCAGCCAGTCTAGTTTTCCAAGTTCTTCCATGTCACAGCCTAATTTAGCTCCTTTCCACTGACTCCCCATTGCATATTCCACTGAACTCGAAATCATGAAGCTTCTACTCCACAAAAAAGGAAGCACCGTATCTAGCTCCAGGCTGTAATCCATTTCTGCCACAGTGCAGAAACCCGCCCTCATCTACtttagtagaaaaaaaaaacctcagctCTTCGGGCTGCACGGTTCCTTCCCCCACACCACCCTCAGTAATGCAATGTCACTATGTTAACTACAAATACTTCCCCAAAATGTTACTCCTTCATCATTTAGTTATTTAATTGATGTGACACATGACTCCAGTTACACAACACTCACCAAAATGCTTAAAATGCAAACTAATGTTCTCAAGAAAAGTAAACTGTGTtctgtaaaaacaataaataaaaaaaatcattacattGTACAGACACATAGGATAAAACATAAGATATATTCACCACTTTCTTATAGGCTGATTCACCAATATTTGACGGATGCCATATCATAGTGAAAGGGACTAACCAACACAAAAGGGGCTAAATGGCTAACAAACAGGCATTGTATATCAATTCCACTGAACCAAAGCATGTGCTGTTCCCAGAGCTGAACCAATCAATCCAATACCGGAGAAAGATGAAAACAGAagattgaaaaaacaaaaagcggGTACCCAAACTACTGTGTCGGGCCGCACAAGTATGTTAAGACTTATAGctgagaaaatgtatttaaactcTACCTGTATGTAACGCAAAGCGCTGCGGAGAACACTGAGGTTGGAGGTTTTCTTCTCGTCAACATTTGGAACGTTCTTCTTCAGTGTCTCAAAACACTCTTTGAGGTGCGCTCGCCTGAAGGGCCAAGAGTCAGAAACGAGAAAGGGTCACACTTTTGATATGGTTTGTTGTTAGCTTACTGTCTTGGAGAACATTCACCATTTACTAGTAAGTCGATCATTTGCTTGAGAGGTTAACCAAGTTGTGGTCATTTAAAGAGACCTAATGACTGCAATTGTGCATGCTTAAGTAGGATTTAATGGTTTTGTAAAGGTTGAGGAAATGCAACATCTGGCCTGATGAAACTCTTTcaggaaaaatgtgataaacacacacacaaaaaaaaaatactttgtgtgTGGTGgtcatgctaaaaaaaaaaaaaaaaaaaaaaaaacagggctgCTTTCTTTATTTATACTGAGACCAACTACAACAACGAGAAGTTTATTATGACTAACCTGTTCTTCTCCAGTTTATTATGCACCTCTCTGGTCCCCGCTCtggaaacacaaaataaatgatcaaataCAACCAAAAACTCATCCACACTTTATATcaactttaacacacacacacacacacacacacatacacccacccTCCTGGTCTCCTCTTCCCTTCCATCGCCCTCAGGTCCTCCATCGTTACTCCATTAGGCCGCAGCTGAGATGAAGGTGGAGCTTGATGGTGAACCAGTGCATGTTGAGAGCCATTCGTGCTGATGGAGGTTGAGTACTGAATCTGAACCTGAGGCTGTGATTGGGTGGGCTTTGCACTAATCAGCTCTGGACTACTTTCTAACTTGATCTGGGAGGCGCACAGCAGGTGAGGAGAGGCcagctgttgttgctgttgctgttgctgctgctgctgctgctgctgctgctgctgctgcggggGGGAGGAGGCGTTCTTGGCTGGTGGTGAGCCATTCAGCGACGTTGCTGCTGCAGCAATCTGCGTTGTAAGCGGAAGGGGCGGTACAGAGGGTGACGCAGTGACAACTGGGACCATTGGGATGACAGCAATAGGGACCTGAGGTGGGAGAGAAGGGGGCGGAGGGGCAAGAGGATGATGCAGCTGTTGATGGTGAGTGTCATCGCCCCAAGTGACATGGttggctctgattggttgagacAACGAGGTCACAAGTTCCACACGCCTCAACTCCGCCTCCCTGTTGATGAGCTCCTTCTCTCTGTGCTGCTCCTCTTCTGTGGGCAGATAAAGAAGACGAATAATGGAAAAATAATGGATACCAACAAAGAAGTTCGCACATTGCACATTAAACACTGAGACGACCTGCCCTTAGTTCAGATTTAAGAAAAACTTATGATTGACTAATTGTAGTGGTTAAATCAGCCTTTCATGCCCTGCCATACAGTACGTGACAacacagatgatgatgatgatgatgcacagacagacacacacagaataccCTACACCACTCTACACTCTACATGCAGTTTAGAAATCAATAATAACTTGTAATTTATCTACCAACATCCAACAAATGATGAAAGGTAATCTTAGCCGTTTCATTGGTGTGCTGGAGATCACTTTGTCAAAGTGGATGTCACTTTGTCTAGTGAACATCCCAACACtacgcgcacacaaacacacacacacacacacaaagaatgaTGTAATCAGGGAGGGAGATCGTGGAGAGGGGGAAATAATCATAGAAGTCATGTCTGCATCCGTTTCCTGACTGGAGAGAACCCCCCTCTGTCTGCGCTGTGACTGGACCGTTCCAGCGATGAGCATGATGGGTTCAGGCCGTCTGACCAACAGCAGAGGCCTGTTGTCAACGAGCCACTGCTGGGTCAACTAGAGTTGGCACCATGACAACGTATAACTAAATCGTTGAATTTGCAAACAAAAAGCCAaagaattaataaataaaaaaaaaatcagatagtAGGACGGGAATGTTACCGAGCTGTGCTCATGTTGAATatgcagatgcacacacacaggcacatacaaCCCACTCAACGATATGAGTGAGTAGGTCTTGCACACTGTAACAGGCAGACTCAAAGCAATGTGGAAAGCCCTCCATTACCATGGAAACAGCAACATTAGAAACAGAAGATCCCAGGGATTCCTCAAACCTGCACGCCAACACACACCTCAGCCATCCAccattataaaaagaaaataggaaCTCCTCATACCAGGCTGCCTATTAAGTAACACTTTCATTTATTGTTCACATGAAACTGCAAACCCCTGATGCTGCACAGTTAAatatgtaaaacaaaacaaattctctGCACTACTGGAATCGTATCTTTTTAATTTGTGGGATTTGACAACAATCAAGAGTCTAATAACAGTGCTACGACGGAGCAACAATGTTATTCCATGATTATACGTGTGTTCACATCTCTTCTAATACCTCCTTTGTGAGCATTACACTTGGTTCCAAGTAGGACCCCCTGCATGGGATATTATCACAGTATCTCAAACTGAAACGATTAGTGGATTAACtcgacaaaaacataatttgcaACGATTTTGATGATTGGTTTATTGAAAATGCCAGTCATTCTGTGGTTTCAGACTCTCCAGTGTGAGGATTTCTGTTGTATTTGATGGCCAGTTGAATATTTTTGGACTGTTGTTAAAAAGAAATTTGATAAACATACTTCACTGTTTTCTgacactttacagaaaaaaCTATCATTGAATTGAGAAAATCATAATTAGTAGCAGCCCTAACTATCATTCCAGCTATTTATTTTATCCagtttctgaaacagaaactaaaacagatattaaagtttCACTTTTACAATTATGACCAGTTTGGTCTCCACtcatgtacagtgggggaaataagtatttgaccccttgctgattttgcaggtttgcccacttacaaagaatgcaaaaatctacaattttaatcatatgtacattctaacagtgaaagacagaatcccaaagaaaattccagaaaatcacatcatatgaatttattaaaattgataaccatctgatgaggaaaaacaag
This genomic interval from Perca flavescens isolate YP-PL-M2 chromosome 13, PFLA_1.0, whole genome shotgun sequence contains the following:
- the mntb gene encoding MAX network transcriptional repressor b; the protein is MSIDTLLEAARYLEWQAQQQQITREEEQHREKELINREAELRRVELVTSLSQPIRANHVTWGDDTHHQQLHHPLAPPPPSLPPQVPIAVIPMVPVVTASPSVPPLPLTTQIAAAATSLNGSPPAKNASSPPQQQQQQQQQQQQQQQQQQLASPHLLCASQIKLESSPELISAKPTQSQPQVQIQYSTSISTNGSQHALVHHQAPPSSQLRPNGVTMEDLRAMEGKRRPGGAGTREVHNKLEKNRRAHLKECFETLKKNVPNVDEKKTSNLSVLRSALRYIQTLKRKEKEYEHEMERLAREKIATQQRLTELKNELSQCMDVIEIDRVLRQTMQPEDDQVSTSTASEGEDNFEQDIDEDFPAPPAPTSLPKPTPPILHAQPLLTSHLSIQHATLPLSGVLTTPSPSATHQAIAPAPAPGLLPAHPIQPPAMQVQPTVIAHAAVSHPSVIQAVNHGLPANHKHLMHIAPSPGPISSIPQPIAAAPAAATHQSLAAQPIGHITVHPVAHLGGPLPSHLPTLYPQGVSVSQSTMVGHITHTFTHHTLPHVQANPQVNTNGAQVTSAAVISQGSPSLGKPTAVLAPHPQLVGQAAVLNPVTMVTVPTFPVSTLKLA